A region of Allocoleopsis franciscana PCC 7113 DNA encodes the following proteins:
- a CDS encoding pentapeptide repeat-containing protein gives MNADELLERYAAGERCLRGADLHGADLRGVDLRGIDLSDANLSDTDLSDADLRDADLIGANLRGADLIVASLSAADLRDANLHDANLIGAKLGVANLRDADLSGANLSGAELSCTDLTCSNLNGAYISGANLIKAKLSRANLQGANLSVTNMIGADLSGANLQGANLGGANLIEADLGGANLQGAKLSRSNLAYVNLANSDLSNADLSDSNLAGTNLTNADLDNTNLEGTILSLGISLNIRNPDQTAPYEWNGLYLHSKTELKIAEAFDRAGVPFYLNGWTRIHSTQHIDSKEIDFLVFYQSKWGILEVNGEPSEPPVCTLYEPERISLCATDAPNIVTTSLSGDHESVGGLNPASLRSAERSIVAPQELRLFKIPHISIVEHYEATRCWDEPDTVVQEFLEILTQASNVP, from the coding sequence ATGAATGCCGACGAACTGCTGGAACGCTATGCAGCAGGAGAGAGATGTCTGCGTGGTGCCGACCTGCATGGTGCCGACTTGCGCGGTGTTGACTTGCGTGGTATTGACCTGAGTGACGCCAATTTGAGTGATACCGATTTGAGTGATGCTGACTTGCGGGATGCTGACTTAATTGGCGCTAACTTGCGCGGTGCAGACCTGATTGTTGCTAGTCTGAGTGCTGCCGACCTCCGGGATGCCAACCTCCATGATGCCAACCTGATTGGTGCCAAGCTGGGTGTTGCCAACCTACGAGATGCTGACCTGAGTGGTGCCAACCTGAGTGGTGCCGAACTGAGTTGTACTGATTTGACTTGTAGTAACTTGAATGGTGCCTATATTAGTGGTGCGAATTTGATTAAAGCCAAACTCAGTAGAGCGAACCTACAGGGTGCGAACTTGAGTGTAACTAACATGATTGGTGCCGACCTCAGTGGTGCTAATTTGCAAGGAGCCAACCTCGGCGGAGCCAATCTGATTGAGGCGGATCTGGGAGGAGCCAATTTACAAGGAGCTAAATTAAGCCGTTCAAATTTAGCTTACGTCAATCTTGCTAATTCTGACCTGTCTAACGCCGACTTAAGTGACTCTAACTTGGCAGGAACAAACTTAACCAATGCCGATCTGGATAACACGAATCTAGAAGGAACTATCCTGAGTTTGGGGATAAGCTTGAATATCCGGAATCCAGATCAGACGGCTCCTTACGAATGGAATGGTCTTTACCTCCACTCAAAAACAGAGCTAAAAATCGCGGAAGCGTTTGACCGTGCTGGCGTTCCGTTCTACTTAAATGGCTGGACTCGCATTCACAGTACTCAACACATCGATAGTAAGGAAATTGACTTTCTGGTTTTTTACCAGAGTAAGTGGGGCATTCTGGAAGTCAATGGTGAGCCATCTGAGCCACCCGTCTGCACTCTGTATGAGCCAGAACGTATCAGTCTGTGCGCGACGGACGCTCCTAACATTGTGACCACGTCTTTAAGCGGCGATCACGAAAGCGTTGGGGGGCTAAATCCAGCATCACTGCGAAGCGCAGAGCGCAGCATTGTTGCGCCACAAGAGCTTCGTTTGTTTAAAATTCCTCACATCAGTATTGTTGAGCATTATGAGGCGACCCGATGCTGGGATGAACCGGACACTGTTGTGCAAGAATTTCTGGAGATTTTGACTCAGGCGTCAAACGTCCCCTAG